The Delphinus delphis chromosome 2, mDelDel1.2, whole genome shotgun sequence genome segment TTATCCTGGTTGGTGGAAATTGGGGTTACGAACAACTTTTTGTGCATCAgcttgttttctaaaaaaatgcCACTATGCCTGCTGCACATGTGCTCGAGTTTCTGTAGACCAAGAGTCAAGTTGTGGGGACGACCATCCACATTGGGGGTGTGTATCGTCAGCTCTACTAATTAATGCTAGAATGTTTCCCAAGGTAGAGTTGTATCAATTTGTACCTCCACCAGCAGTGGGTGAGAATTCCCGatgctccacatcctttccaataTTTGACATTGATGGTCTTTGTTACCATCCTGGTGGGGTTTTAGTAGTgtctccttgtggttttaatatgcatttcatGAATTATGAATGAGGTGATGATCaagtatttattggccatttggaatttttttttggagGTACCTGTTCAAGCCTTtcacccagtttttaaaaattgggttgtctttctaATTGAtttgaaagacattaaaaatatcctTACAGTTATCTGCTCCCGCTTGGGGGTTTGCCTTTTCAGTCTATGGTGTTCTCAGATTAacaagagttttaaattttaatttagcaAAATTTATCTATCTCTTTatatcatatttaagaaatatttcctgGCCCTGAGGACTTAAAGACATTCATCTATACTACCTTCTAAAAGTTTGAAGTTTTTTGCAATTTACATTTAACTCTAGAATCTATACGGAGGTACACCAGTGACAATGGCAGGGGAGGTAACTCCAAAAGTCTGTCCGTCctcaaaaataatgaataaactgGCAAAAAAAACTATCAGAGTCAACTTGTTTGGAACTCTGGAAACTAACGGAAGGCTTGCAGCACTCGGGGAATGCTTAATCAAGGGAAAAAGCAGCTGAATCCCAGTAAGAAAGCTTTAcggtattttttaaatacactttatgttttagagcagttttaggttcaaaaATTTAGCAAAATTAGGCAGAGATTTCCCCATGGCCCCACATATGCTCAGCCTCCCTGCTATCAAAATGAACCGCCACTGACATACCAGAATCACACAAAATCCATAGTTTATGTTAGGGTTTTTCCTGGTGTTGTACATCCCaagggttttgacaaatgtatacggACATCTATCCACAATTTTAATATCATCAGAGTAGTTTTACTGGCCTAAAAATCCTCTCTGTTCTTCctattcatctctctctcccctccaccactgatccttttactgtgtccataattttgccttttccagaatgtcgtatagttggaataatacagtaggtagccttttcagatgtttctttcacttagtaatatgcatttaagtttcccacatgtcttttcatggcatgatagctcatttctttttgtgctgaataatattccattgtctggatgtaccttaacttatttatccattcacctatggaAGGACATCTTGGctacttccaagttttggcaattacgaATAAAGCTTCTCTGACCAcccatgtgcaagtttttgtgtggacataagttttcagctcatttggaTGAATATTAAGGAGCCCAatttctggattatatggtaacaaTATgcgctataccattttgcattcccaccagcaatgaatgagagttcctgtcgctccacatccttgccagcgtTTGATTTTGTCAGTGTCTGGATTTCTAATAGGTGTGTTGTGGTACCTCATTGCCGTcataatttgcaattccctagtAGCATACAATGTggggcattttttcatgtgcttattgccaACTATATATCTTCGttgatgaggtgtctgttcaggccttttgcccattttttaatgaggttactcattttcttctttttgagttttaaaaattctttattatgtatatatatttggctgcactgggtctttgttcctgcccgcaggctttctctggttgcggcgagcgggtctactcttcattgcagtgcgcgggcttctcattgctgtggcttctcttgttgcggagcacgggctctaggcccacaggctcagtagttgtggcgcgtgggcttagttggtctgagacatgtgggatcatcctggaccagggcttgaacccgtgtcccctgcattggcaggcggattcttaaccactgcaccaccagggaagccccagaattctttatgtattttgaataacatcttttatcagatatgtcatttgcaaatattttttcccagtttgtggctCATCTTCTTATTCGCTTGAccgtgtctttcacagagcagaggggggttttctgtgtttttttttagattttgatattttaatttcttttgaataCAAGTCACTTTCTGTAAGCTAGGAAACAGAATCAAACTAAGGCAGTCTTGTCCTCTAGAGATCCAGGCCAGTTCTTACAATCTTCAGCAGGATGACATCATAATATGAGGTGCTAACAACAGggttaaaaactataaataataaccacttatttacattttttccttaggAAACAGCCAAAAGTCCAGTCCTTAAAGGCATGATATACAGAACATCTAGATCTACAAAGGACAGAATTATCCAAATGATACGCTGGCCAACCTGTCGGTGAACCAGATCAGAGCTGGCCCAGGACCGGTGAACAGAGAATGTGTTTACGGTTTGAAAATTTGCTCTGAGGTTTAAAAAATTTCTAGTTGCTGTTAATAAGAAAGCAAGTAAAAAATATTAGAGATGCCCCACGCTGGTTATTTGATTTTGCCAAGGTTTTCCACTAGAACACAAGGTTAGAGTATGGGGATAAGACACttagatattttcaaaataaattacttagTAATAAGAAATCTGACTTAACTGCATTCTTCCATTTGCCACAAGAACATATTGACAATGAGGACTAtttaaaagaatgctcaactctAAAAAGGGTGGTGGCAGCAACACATTCCACTACAGAATAACCTCCCACTTTCCCATACAATTAACATGGCTACTTTTCATGATACACATTCACGTGGAAAAACTTGTCAGGAGCTCTTGCCAGGGCCAGGAGATGAAAAATAGAGACTGTCCTGATGACATGGATAGCTGTAAGCTCAGTTAACGTCTTTAGGATGGACCCATAAAATCTGGCCACTGTTTTGTTAAACATCTGCAAATCGCAGAACTCCTTAGCCCTTAGCCATAGTATCTGCTCAATGTCTTAAAGCTGGGCTCAGTCCCACTGGGACTCTTTTCTTCAGGGCTGAGGTGCGTGCTAGTCACCAAAGTCTGGCATGTCATCGTAGGAGTGTCCCCAGTAGCCTTTGGGTGCGGCGATGCGCAGGTGGTAAAATCCCAGCAGGGACACCAGGATGCCAATGATCAGGACAGGAACAGCCCGGTCTACCCCCTCATAGGAACTCTGGGAGAAGTTTGTTGAAGCTCAAAGGAAGAAACATGTCTTGTTATCTGAGAACAAAATCCCTTTGCTGATATGGTCTGCCAGCAGGAGGGAGCCTATGATAAGGAGAAAGGCACCCATCAAAAACAAcaccgtggggcttccctggtggcgcagtggttgagaatctgcctgccaatgcaggggacacgggttcgagccctggtgtgggaagatcccacatgccgcggagcaactgggcccgtgcgccataactactgagcctgtgtgtctggagcctgtgctccgcaatgagaggccgcgacagtgagaggcccactcaccgcgatgaagagtggcccccgctcaccgcaactagacaaagcccttgcacagaaacgaagacccaacatagccaaaaataaataaattaattaattaaaaaaacaaaaacaaaacagcaccGTAGCAAGTGCAATGGCCTTATATGGAATCTTAGGAGGGCCTTTCTTAAACTTTAATAAATTGGATCTCATGAcatcaggaaagaaggaagattcCCACAAATCTGTCGGCTTTAGCAGTTAGTTTCTCCCTGAAGGTCAATGTAGCCATCGTCTGTACTGGAGAGCCTTGAGTATTTCACTTTACTACTGGGGATTCCGGTAACCAGGTTGGTACGAGATTGCATCATAACACGCTGACACAGCTACAGTCGGAGCCCCGCCAGGCCATCTGCGCGCCACAGCTAGCTCACGGTTTGCAGCGGGCGAGCCGAGGCCTCATGGCACGCCTCCCACAACTGCCTCCCCGCCCCCGACCCCAgaggtttttaattaattaaaacaattagaTTAACAAGTCTCCCTTCCATGAATCAtggcctttggtgtcatatccaaaaagtcATCATGTCAAAGGTAATCTAGcttttttcctatgttatcttctaggagttttatagttttgaattTTACAGTTAGCTCTAAGAtgcattctgagttaattttttgtgaagggtataaggttcattttttggcatgtggatgtccagttgttccagcaccatttgttgaaaagactatctgtGTTCTAATGTATTACCTTTGCTTCTTCATTAAAGATCAGTTGGTTATATtaatgtggatctatttctgggcttttaattctgttctgttgatctatttgtctgttctttcatcaATAAAActgttgatctatttgtctggTCTTTCATCAATAAAACTTTCATCAATAAAAAactgtcttggggcttccctggtggtgcagtggttgacagtccgcctgccgatgcaggggacacgggatcgtgccccggtcccggaagatcccacatgccacggagcagctaggcttgtgagccatggccgctgagcctgcgcgtctggagcctgtgctccgcaacgggagaggccacaacagtgagaggcccgcgtaccgaaaaaaaaaaaaaactgtcttgaTCATATTATAGTAAATCTTTACGTCAGTAGTTTCAGTtctttaactttgttcttttcttttaatattgtgctggctgttttcagtcttttgtttctccatataAAGTTTCTAATCATTCTTTCAatgtccacaaaataacttgctgggattttgattaggGATTGAGTTAAATCTATACATCAAGtttggaagaactgacatcttgacaatattgagtcctCTTATCCATGAACAAATGGAATATCTCTCgatttatttagttattcttttaattttttcatcagagttttgtagttttccttatatagatcttgtacatgcTTTACAGTGTTTTAACTTATCCTGGTGCCAACAGCCTGCATTCCTAGTACCAGCGCTGGGAGGTTAGCAGTACTGAtcccattctttaaaaaaatgctatagTTGTTTACTTCGACCTGCTTGGTAGCTTCCAGGAGGACTGGTTCAAAAGCCTTGCCTTTATCTCACCTAACTCAGAATTCTCCCATTGCTGAGGTGGCTACTTGGAGGCATTTGTGGAAAACATTTTAAGGCCAATGAATCAATCACCACTGCCTGGGGCATTGGATAACAGTTGGGGGTATTAGACAACAGTTGCGGGTAATGGATAACAGTTGGGGCAAAAAATAGACTAACCAAAAACTTGGGAAGAAAAGCTGGGAAATGAGATCCTTTGGGGAATAAGgatctaaaaatttttttccttttatattggagtatagttgattaacaattgttgtgttagtttcaggtgtacagcaaagtgattcagttatacatatacatgtatctattctttttcaaattcttttcctatttaagttattacagagtattgagcagaattccctgtgctatacagtaggtccttggttatctattttaaatacagcagtgtgtacatgtcaatcccaaactcccaatctatccctccctcctcacccttgcccccccccccccccccggtaaccataagttcattctctaagtctgtgagtctgtttttattttataaataagttcatttgtatcatttttttcagattccacatataagcgatatcatatttttgtctttctctgtctgacttacttcacttcgtatgataatctccaggtccatccacattgtgcaaatggcattatttcatttcattctttttaatggctgagtagtattccattgtgtatatggaccacatcttctttatgcattcatctgccgatggataTTTAGGCTGCCTCCacgtcttagctattgtaaacagcgctgcaatgaatattgaggtgcatgtgtgctttcgaaccatgtttttctctggatatatgcccaggagtgggattgctggatcgtatggtagctctgtttttactttcttaagaaacctccatactgttctccatagtggctacaccaatttatattcctacaaacactgtaggaggattcccttttctccaggtaGATTCCCAGGTATGTGAAAAGCTCTGACATATACCTGGGAATCTAGAGGGTGAACACACCCCCAGGGCTGGGCTCATGCTCTGGAAAGACTTGAGAAGTTGCTAAGCTTTCACCTCTGGCTCGCCTTCAGTCTCTGTGCATGTGGAAAGTGAAGGTTAAGGCAGAGTTGTGAACTACTGTCTGAGTTTTGAAAGCATGCCCACACAAACACAGAGCCCAGCTGCAGAGACTGGGGGGTATTTTTGCTGCTGTTATTCCAGATAATTAAAGAAGTCTCTGTCCAATCACTAGCCGACCACAAAGCTAATGGAATAGGGATTTCAGTGGACACACACAACAAAGCATATAGATTTTACAAAATTAGTTCAGAaaagacattaaacaaataactACTGCAACAAGCAGCAACAACAGTCCctgggaaggagaaaaatctgattcccagagttgccacattataatattcaaattttCCAATTGTCAACACAGATTATaaagcatgaaaagaaacaagaaaatatggcCCATATACAAGAAAAGAGGCAATTAATAGAAATTGTTCTTGAGGAAGCCCAGACGTTGGACTTAATTGAAAAGACTTTAAGCCAACCAttttaaatatgctcaaagagctaaaggaaaccaagtgcaaagaactaaaagaaaccaTGAGAATGGATGCCTCaccaaataaagaataaagaataaggtGAAGGTAACTGCACAGATACATATAAAAGTCAGTATTAATGCATTTTGGGTTTGTAGTTCCTCTTTTTCGTATATGATTTAAAAGATAACTGcataaaaccaaaattataaatctatgttgATAGGCACACAATGTATGAAGATGTGATTTGTGACAATACAACATAAAGGGTGGGTGTAGAGCTATACAGGAACAAAGTTTTTGCATACTTTTGAAGCTAAGTTGATATTAATCTTCACTAGATTGTTACAAATTAAGCTGTTAATTGTAATCCTCAGAGCAACCgttaagaaaataactcaaaaaaatatagcaaataaagggacttccctggtggtgcagtggttaagaatctgcctgccagtgcaggggacatggtttcaagccctgttccaggaagatccctcatgccatggagcaactaagccggtgcgccacaacttctgagcctgtgctgtagagcccacaagccacagctactgaagcccatgcgcctagagcccatgctccgcaacaagggaagccactgcaaggagaagtccacacactgcaacgaagagtagcccctgcttactgcaactagagaaagctcacgcgcagcaacaaagacccagtgcagccaataaataaataaatgtataaatatatataacaaaaagaaataacagggaaATTGAAAAGATAtactagaaaataaatgtatatatttaacacaAGAGAACAGTGCtggataaaataaagaacaaaaatggtATAAGACATAAGAAAACAGatagcaaaatggcagaagtaAGTCCTTCCTTAAcggtaattactttaaatgtaagtggattaaactctaattaaaagacagagactagcagagtaaattttttaaaaatacatgatccaagtataagctgtctacaagagactcactttagatccaaagacacaaataggttcaaagtgaaagatggaaaaagatagtctatGCAAACAATAATCAAAGGGAGCTAGAGTGGCTATATtatgtcagaaaaaataaactttaagacaaaattgttacaagagacaaagaaatgacattatataatgatgaaaGGGTCATTCCATCAaaaagatatgacaattatatacgtatatgtacCTAGCAACAGAGgcaccaaaatatatgaagcaaaaactgacaagaTTAAaggggaagggacttccctggtggtccagtggtaaagaatctgccttccaatgcaggggacatgggtttgatccctggtcgggaactaagatcccacatgccacagggcaactaagccagcaCACCTCAACgaaagagcctgcgtgccacaaactgtggagcccatgcaccacaactagagagagaaaacccacacgccattactagagagaagcccgcacgccacaacgaaaaTCCCGCATTCCTCACCAAAGATCTcatgtgctgcaactgagacccgaaaacagccaaaaataataataataataaataaaataagtaaatgtttaAAGGGGGAAATAGTTTGACAATAAGAGTTGGATACTTTAATACTCGACTtttaataatggatagaacaactatATAGAAATCAGCAAagatatagaagacttgaacaacataAAATAACTAGCCCTAGCAGACTCtgtagaacactccacccaacaataacagtatacacattcttctcaatgtGTATTGAGAACACAATGTGTattgaacattctccagtataaaCCACAAGTTAGGCCATGAAACAAATCTTAATACATTAAGTATATAAAGTATACAaaatatcttctctgaccacagtggaataaaattagaaacccataatagaaaaaaatctgggaAACTCACAAAAATGTAGAAGTTAAATAACACATGCTTAAacaataggtcaaagaagaaatctcacaagaaattagaaaagactttgagatgaatgaaaatgaagatataATATACCACAACTTATGAGATATAGTGAAAGCACTGCTCAGAGGGAATTTTATACCTATAAAttcctacattaaaaaagaacattaaCTTTATATCTATAAATTCCTACATTCCTAATCAATAACCCGTACTTCCAACTtatgaaaccacaaaaagaacaaactaaactcaaagcaagtagaaagaaggaaactataaagaTTGGAGTGGAGATAAATGaagtagagaatagaaaaacaatagagagaatcaacaagatgaaaagttGGTGCTTTCTTAGGAAATctacaaaattgacaaacctttagctaggagagaatggagagtgactgcttaatgggaaAAAGTCATCTTGTAATTAAAATGTTCTataattagatagtggtgatggttgcacaactctgtgaatatactaaaaaccactgaattttactctttaaaatggtgaattttatgttaattttatcttaattaaaaaaagtcCACCTgtagttgatttttgtatgtatgGAAAATACGAGTCCAATCTCATTTTTTACCTATGGATACTCATTATTCCATCGTcatttattgaggaaaaaaccCTGACCTTTCCAGACTGCTCTGCAGTACCAGCTCTGTCGTTTGTCAAGGATCCAAACAAGTGGggcctgtttctgggctctctgttctgttctgttggcCTATCTGTCTATCCCTGCAACCACCATTActaaaattttattgtaaaacttaaaatatgatAGAGCAATTTCTCCTACCTTATCCTTTTACTTCAAGAGTATCATTGACCTTTCTCAGATGTTTACATTTAGATTCAGCTTCTCAAGTTCTAAAACAAACCTGGTGGTACCCTGACTCAGTTTTGATCAAACCTATAAATAAGTTTGGGTGGATTGACATTTTAGAATTATTGAAtctcccaatccaagaatatggtatatcataccaagaacatagtatagttttatcatttttcctatagaggtcttgcacatcttttttaaaaatgatttatttccaAATTCTGATACTTTTCCACTATTTAagtaatacattaaaattttctcattttcaaagtaTGTGTTTTTGCTATATAGGAATATAATTGACTTTTATATACTAACTTTTGTATTCAGCAACTTTGTTAAACTCTATTAATCCTAATAATTCCgagattattttagattttctaaatCTCTCTATATAAGCATATCATTTgtacaattttgtttcttcctttcctatctgtaatgaactgaattgtgtccccccaaattcatatgttgaagctccaacccccagtgtgactgtatttgaagaaaaGGACTTTAAGGAGGTAATCAAGGTTAACTGAGGTCATAAGCGTGcaaccctaatccaataggattggcgtccttttaagaagaggaagagaccaggagttctctctctccatgcacacacagagaagaggccagatgaagacacagcaagaaggtagccAACTGCAAGGAAGGCGAGACACTTCACGAGAAAGTAACtctgcaccttgatcttgaacttctagcc includes the following:
- the LOC132419475 gene encoding transmembrane protein 230-like, encoding MMQSRTNLVTGIPSSKVKYSRLSSTDDGYIDLQFKKGPPKIPYKAIALATGSPTVLFLMGAFLLIIGSLLLADHISKGIFSYEGVDRAVPVLIIGILVSLLGFYHLRIAAPKGYWGHSYDDMPDFGD